The proteins below are encoded in one region of Silene latifolia isolate original U9 population chromosome 2, ASM4854445v1, whole genome shotgun sequence:
- the LOC141642692 gene encoding stem-specific protein TSJT1-like: MLAIFSKSLVDPPKELNCPALHSSGSGINKPKSPEDIVNIFQQSYSQNAPLSLGFGNSAFLAYSPSKLPHQRTFCGMDNMYCIFVGNLSNLSSLIKQYGLGKSTNEAMFVIEAYRTLRDRGPYPAHQVLMDLEGCFGFVIFDKNAATVFTALGADERIQLFWGIAADGSVVISDNKDVIKASCAKSFAPFPSGCMYHSEVGLTSFEHPKNKLKAMPRIDSEGAMCGANFRVDVSSKKASMPRVGSEANWAFSGPQA; this comes from the exons ATGTTGGCAATATTCAGCAAGAGTTTGGTGGATCCACCTAAGGAATTGAACTGCCCCGCTTTACATTCTTCCGGGTCGGGTATCAACAAGCCCAAGTCCCCTGAGGATATTGTTAACATCTTTCAGCAATCTTATTCCCAAAATGCCCCTCTTTCTCTTGGTTTTGGCAACTCAGCCTTTCTTGCTTATTCCCCTTCCAAACTCCCTCACCAAAG GACGTTCTGTGGAATGGACAATATGTACTGCATATTTGTAGGGAATTTGAGCAACTTAAGCTCGTTGATTAAGCAATATGGCTTGGGAAAGTCTACCAATGAAGCCATGTTTGTAATCGAAGCATACCGGACGCTCCGAGACCGCGGTCCATACCCGGCTCATCAAGTTCTCATGGATCTTGAAGGCTGTTTTGGGTTTGTCATTTTTGATAAAAATGCTGCCACTGTCTTCACTGCTCTG GGGGCAGATGAAAGAATACAGCTATTTTGGGGAATTGCTGCAGATGGGTCTGTGGTTATTTCTGACAATAAAGATGTGATTAAAGCAAGCTGTGCCAAATCATTTGCACCCTTCCCATCTG GGTGTATGTATCACAGTGAAGTGGGACTGACGAGTTTCGAACACCCGAAAAATAAATTGAAAGCAATGCCAAGAATAGATAGTGAAGGAGCAATGTGTGGAGCTAATTTCAGGGTGGATGTCAGCTCTAAGAAAGCATCTATGCCTAGAGTTGGAAGTGAAGCTAACTGGGCTTTTTCGGGTCCTCAAGCATGA